GCCGTCGAGGCGGCGCTCAAGCTGGCACGCCAGTACCACATCGAGAACGGCGAACCGGAGCGGCAGCACGTCATCGCCCGGCGACAGAGCTACCACGGCAACACGCTCGGTGCGCTCGCCACCGGTGGCAACGCCTGGCGGCGCGCGCCCTTCGAGCCGCTGCTGACCCCCGTTTCGCACATCGCACCGTGCTACGCGTACGCCGACTGCGCCGAAGGCGAGACGATCGAGGCCTACGTCGAACGCGTTGCAGGTGAACTCGACACCGAAATCGTGCGGCTCGGTTCCGATCGGGTCATGGCCTTTGTCGCCGAGCCGGTCGTGGGTGCGACCCTTGGCGCGGTGACGGCACTGCCGGGCTACTTCAAACGCATCCGCGAGATCTGCGACCACCACGGCGTGCTGTTGATCCTCGACGAAGTGATGTGTGGCATGGGGCGCACCGGTCACCTGTTTGCACACGCCGCCGACGGCATCGAGGCCGATATCGTCTGCATCGCAAAGGGACTCGGCGCGGGCTACCAGCCAATCGGTGCAACGCTCTGCACCGACGCCGTGTACGCCGCGATCGCCGCCGGCAGCGGTGCGTTTCAGCACGGTCACACCTACCTCGGGCACCCGGTTGCGACCGCGGCGGGCCTCGCGGTGTTGAACGAGATCCTCGACCGGGCTCTGGTCGACGAGGTCAACGGGCTCGGCGACCACCTGCACACCGTCTTGTGTCAGCGCCTCGGCCAGCACCCGCACGTCGGCGACATCCGTGGCCGCGGCCTGTTTCGAGGCATCGAACTGGTCGCCGACCGCGACACCAAGCGCCCGTTTGCAGGCACGTCGGGCCTCGCCGCCCGCATCAAGCGCACCGCCTTCGAATCCGGCTTGATCTGCTACCCGATGGGCGGCACCCGCGACGGCAAGCGGGGTGACCACATTCTCCTCGCGCCCCCCTTCGTCGCCTCGCGTACCGACATGGAACTCGTTGCAGAACGCGTTCATCGTGCCATCGACACCGCCATCGCGGGGCTCGATCAGACGGCGAGCTGAAGCCAATTGCCGACTGCCCGGCGCCGCGCAATTCGCGGGCGCCGTGGCCGATCTGCGATACACTGTCGGGCCGACTCCCACGCTCTCAGACCATGACGCTGCCCGCCGTTTTCGACACCTTGCGCATCCCGGTCATCGGATCGCCGCTTTTCATCATCTCCAACCCGAAGCTTGTCATCGAACAATGCAAGGCCGGTATCGTCGGCTCCTTCCCGGCGCTCAATGCGCGGCCTCAATCCATGCTCGACGAGTGGTTGGCCGAGATCACCGAGGCGCTCGAGGCGCACGACCGCGCCAACCCCGATCGCCCAGCCGCCCCCTTCGCGGTCAACCAGATCGTGCACCGCTCCAACAGCCGCCTCGAAGCGGACATGGAGATCGTCGCAAAGTACAAGGCTCCGATCGTCATCACGAGCCTCGGTGCACGGGAAGAAATCAACGCTGCGGTGCACAGCTACGGCGGCATCACGTTGCATGACATCATCAACAACCGCTTCGCACGCAAGGCCGTCGAGAAAGGCGCTGATGGCCTGATCGCGGTGGCCTGGGGGGCGGGCGGCCACGCCGGCACCCTGTCACCCTTCGCGCTGGTTCAGGAAATCCGAAGCTGGTTCGACGGGCCGCTGGTGCTCTCGGGGTCGATCGCCACGGGCGGCGCGGTGCTCGCGGCGCAGGCCATGGGCGCCGACCTTGCCTACATCGGCTCGCCGTTCATCGCCACCGACGAGGCGAACGCCACCGACGCGTACAAAAACGCGGTTGTCGACGGCACTGCCGACGACATCGTCTACACCAACCTCTTTACCGGGGTGCACGGCAACTACCTGCGCACGTCGATCGAGCAGGCGGGGCTCGACCCCGACAACTTGCCCGAAAGCGACCCGAGCAACATGAATTTCGGCACCGACCGCAAGGCGTGGAAAGACATCTGGGGCTGCGGCCAGGGTATCGGCCGGGTGTCGGCAACCCGGCCGACAGGCGAGCTCGTGGCGGAGCTCGAGGCCGAATACGCTGCCCGCCGGGCTGCGCTGGCCTGATTCAACCCAAGGGGACGCGCGCCGCCGCGTGCAGCGCAGCGGAGGTCGGGCTGCTCACAGCCCGACCGGCCTGGACACAGTCAGCCGTAGACGGCTTCTTTGCCGAGGTGCTTGACGATCAGGTAATAGAACACCGGGCGCAGCTTCTGGCGGTTCGACGAACCGATCTTGTCCACCGCGTGTGCCACGGCCGCATCGGCTGCGGACCCGTCGACACCGAGCTTCTTGGCGATCAGGCGGTCCTTGATGTTGTCCACTTCGCCCTTGTCACCGGCTGCTACCAGCAGTGAATCCTTGTTGTAAATCGACGGGCCGAGCGACTTGCAAATCGACTTCAGCAGCGCCTCGTCGCAATCGATGCCACAGCTGTCCATCTGCGCCTTGCACTGATCCACAACTTCATCAAACTTAGACATACACCCTCCGCTATCACAATTGACGTGCTACTTGCTCAAGAGACTAGCACCGTGTTAGGTGCCGATCCATCACAAAAAGGCAAAGTCGTGACAGGGTTCTGACACTCGGGCACGCACCGAGACTCAGCGCGGGCGCAGCAGCCCCTCCTGGACCACCGACGCCACCAGCCGCCCCTGCTCGTCGAACAGGCTGCCGCGACAGAAGCCGCGCGCACCCGACGCGCTCGGGCTGTCCATTGCGTACAGCAACCATTGGTCGGCACGAAAGGGGCGATGGAACCACATCGCGTGGTCCAAACTTGCGATTTTGGTGTTGCGCAAGTTGGCTTTTTCGGCGTGCGGATTCAACGCCGTCATGAGCAGATTGTAATCCGAGGCGTAGGCCAGCACACACTGGTGAAATGCATGGTTGTCCCCGAGATCGATCTTGCTGCGCAACCAGATGTTGCTGTAGGGCGCCTCGGATTGCGGGTTGAACGGGTCATTGACGTGGCTCGCGCGGAACTC
This genomic stretch from Pseudomonadota bacterium harbors:
- a CDS encoding aspartate aminotransferase family protein, with the protein product MSHVFPRHCHTDYPIAAAGDGCWLVDQSGKRYFDGSGGAAVSCLGHSNTRVREAIKAQVDALAFAHTGFFSSEPTERLAELLIANAPGRLDRVYFVSGGSEAVEAALKLARQYHIENGEPERQHVIARRQSYHGNTLGALATGGNAWRRAPFEPLLTPVSHIAPCYAYADCAEGETIEAYVERVAGELDTEIVRLGSDRVMAFVAEPVVGATLGAVTALPGYFKRIREICDHHGVLLILDEVMCGMGRTGHLFAHAADGIEADIVCIAKGLGAGYQPIGATLCTDAVYAAIAAGSGAFQHGHTYLGHPVATAAGLAVLNEILDRALVDEVNGLGDHLHTVLCQRLGQHPHVGDIRGRGLFRGIELVADRDTKRPFAGTSGLAARIKRTAFESGLICYPMGGTRDGKRGDHILLAPPFVASRTDMELVAERVHRAIDTAIAGLDQTAS
- a CDS encoding DUF2853 family protein, with the protein product MSKFDEVVDQCKAQMDSCGIDCDEALLKSICKSLGPSIYNKDSLLVAAGDKGEVDNIKDRLIAKKLGVDGSAADAAVAHAVDKIGSSNRQKLRPVFYYLIVKHLGKEAVYG
- a CDS encoding nitronate monooxygenase family protein, with amino-acid sequence MTLPAVFDTLRIPVIGSPLFIISNPKLVIEQCKAGIVGSFPALNARPQSMLDEWLAEITEALEAHDRANPDRPAAPFAVNQIVHRSNSRLEADMEIVAKYKAPIVITSLGAREEINAAVHSYGGITLHDIINNRFARKAVEKGADGLIAVAWGAGGHAGTLSPFALVQEIRSWFDGPLVLSGSIATGGAVLAAQAMGADLAYIGSPFIATDEANATDAYKNAVVDGTADDIVYTNLFTGVHGNYLRTSIEQAGLDPDNLPESDPSNMNFGTDRKAWKDIWGCGQGIGRVSATRPTGELVAELEAEYAARRAALA